The Capsicum annuum cultivar UCD-10X-F1 chromosome 3, UCD10Xv1.1, whole genome shotgun sequence genomic sequence CAAAATATTAAAGAGCGATAAGAAAAAATTAGGTCGAAAGGATAAACTTAATTAAATCCTGAAATCCAAAAGGTGTCAcgtaaatagaaaaaataagaaaacaaccaAATTGAGGACGCTTACCGCTGGTGAATGCGCAAGTCAATCCAACAGTAAAGGCAAGAGAAACCGTGAACAATCCAAGAAGCAAGTAGTTAACAGGATGTTTCTGGTGATAGTAATACAACGGGCACAACGCTGCAACAACAAAAGCACAATCAATTAATACTCAATTCCCCAAAAGATCTGGTATTAGAATATTTCTCCTTCTATCCCAATTCATCTGACATAGTCAGAATCTCGAGAGTCAAACTAAAATTTGGGCATGAAATCTTCGTATAAGTACTATAGTCACAATAATTGAagattcaaaatattaaaaatatacgAAAACTTGTTTGAATCTCGAAATCCGAAAGGTGAaaacataaattgagacagagagTAAATTAACTACACTTACTGATAAACGGAGTGATTACGAGAACAATATAAACTCCTAATCCCGCACTTGTCGTCGCAAAGAAGTGAGAAATCGGATGAACGGTGACGACGACGGAGGCAACAGCAATGGTTAGAAGCAACTGTATAGTAATTATGGAGTAGACTTTTCGAATAAAAGACCACCGGAGTTCAGGGCTTTCCAACATCTCCGGATACAAAGGTGCAGTGCCGGCTTCCACGTCATATTTTCGATAAGGCTGGTTCCACATTTTTTCCGATATTCTTCAACAAACTTCTGAATTCGGGAGGTTTACTTTTTGCGTGTGGAAAAGGAAGAGAGAGAATTGCCCCTTTATATAATTGGAAAAGTCCGACCCGCATTTgaattgagaaaaaagataaaacgGGCTTAAGTGGAAAGTTCATGATTCGTCTATCCACGCGTGTGAGTTGACACGTGAGAAGATAAAAGTATCTCAATCGTTTCTTTGACCTAATGTTCAAGACTTCTCTGGACCCGTCTTTTCTTTGTTATGAAGTAAAAGACTTGGGAGACTTCtaaatgaaatgagaaaaataagccAGAAGCTCCCGGcaagtttccaattaaaaaaTGGGATGAGTGGGTCTCATAAACTTGTCcctaaaaaaaagttaagttttttgAACAATTGAGATAATTGTGGGATAATTCCGTTAATTGTTTGAACAACTTCGCACAGTTATTGAACAACTTCTGTATGCCTAGTTGTTCAACAATTAGGTACAGTTGTAGGATAACTGTGTCTAGTTGTTGAACAACTGGCGCAGTTATTGAACAACTTTGGTAGTTGAACAACTTCacaaagttgtcgaacaactatcaaagttgttttACAACTGGGACAAAATGTTCGAacgaaaaaactttaaaaaaaaactcaaaaaaaaattattcctccCACCTAATTTAAAAAAACTTGAAAGACTCCTACTTAATTGGACAACTTATTTATCCCTTTTAATTCAAAGTTCCTTTCTAAATAGGGAAAGTATATGTGGACGAAATGAGATGTAGCTTTTAAAATTAAGCTAAAGACCTGTTTAACGATGAGTATTATTCACTTTGTCTTTTGAGAATTCaccctttttcaaaaaaattattttactttatgtaaATAACAACATTTGATTATGAAAATTCCAAATATAATTTaagtttatatttaaaatttagaagccgaccaaaaccttatttttactttttaactttttttttttggaaaaatcataaattttttactTCTATAGGATAATCCCATGTAAATTACTTTTCATGTCcaaatcatatttatattttttttaaaaaaaagtataattcTAAACATTAACTGCATAAATTATGGCAAAAAACATCccaactttaaaattttcaaagaaagtgaatttgattttggttttcataGCCAAATGCctactaagtattttttttttttaaattaaaataatgtttAAACATTTTTGTAGTTTTTGAGTGAAATAgaaaatgttattaattttggGCTAACGt encodes the following:
- the LOC107863802 gene encoding protein LIFEGUARD 2 — encoded protein: MWNQPYRKYDVEAGTAPLYPEMLESPELRWSFIRKVYSIITIQLLLTIAVASVVVTVHPISHFFATTSAGLGVYIVLVITPFITLCPLYYYHQKHPVNYLLLGLFTVSLAFTVGLTCAFTSGKVILEAVILTTAVVISLTAYTFWAAKRGQDFNFLGPFLFGALVVLLLFSLIQIFFPLGKISVMIYGGLASIIFCGYIVYDTDNLIKRYTYDEYIWAAISLYLDVINLFLSLLTIFRAADN